ATAGAAACAGAAAATTCTCTTAAGATATACTATAGCGAATTTATAgtcaagatatatataaagtgaatttaGAGTCATAATGTTTTTAATTGACTAGAGACTTGGACTAACATTGCTTAGAAAGATAaagtgaaaaattgaaaaatatcagaCAAAGATGAAATGTGCAGAAGGAAGAGGTGAATTAACATTCATATGTTTATGTCAACTTTCTGAATgaatctctctcatatatttcaGGTGTATCTCCATAAGCAAGGAACCACAACTGCTTTACAATTAAGATGGCAGAGTCACTAGGAATTGACAACCAAGTCCACAAGCTCTTGGCGGGCTATGGAGGAGAGAAGTCATCAGAGATCTTAAAGAACTTCCACGGAAAGTTCAGTGTTGTGGATATGTTCTCCCACTTCTGGGGTCTGGAGGAAGCTCATTCGTGTTTGGATCCAGAGGTTCCACCTTCTAGGAAATCCAAGAGTGAATCGGAGAAGCTGCGTGGAGACGGCAACAAGGCCTTCCAGAAGAAGAACCTCAGTGAAGCTTTGAAGCTTTACAGCCTCAGCATCCTCGCTGCTCCTCACCCACCACTGGACAGTGAAAGCGAGAAAACTGACAGCCAAACAGTCGAAAATGGAGATGTGGCAGACGAGAATGATTACGAAGCTCTGCCTCTGGCTTACGCAAATAGATCGGCTGTCCTTTTCGAGTTGAAACAGTACGAAGATTGCCTGAATGACATTGAGAGGGCCTTCCAGTATGGATACCCCGAATCACTCCAGCATAAGTTAGTGAAAAGGAAAGAAGGTTGTACCACAGCCATGGATAGCTCAGAAAGTCGGCCAGAGGGGCTGGCTATGTATCATGCCGTTAACCCACCCGTATTGGCGGACAGCAATCCAGCTTTGCCTGCCATGAGTAGCTCTGTAAAGGTGGCATTCAGCCCTACAGCTGGTCGATACCTTGTAGCTCAAAAAGAAATTTTGCCAGGTGAGGAATTCATCAGACCTTACTGAGTAGTCTAAAGTTAAGTTGTTTGATGTGAATaaaaaattagatattgaagATCAAATTTAGCGAAGACGAATAACATTTCACCTaagatgtatgtggagacaaagtgtTATTAAGGTTAATGTTGATTAAGTCCATATCCTCTTTTTCGTTTCATGGACTGAGACTATGAGATATAACTGAAAAGCTCATCAAGACATTTCATTCATTGTCACTTACATGTGGTAATCTTACTACAGATAAGTACACTTATTCAAATCCTAAATAAGCCCAATAACCTAGAGGATATGTGTATTTTTTCAAAGTTGCCAGCTAACAGGATTTTCTTTTTGGCTAAAAGAAGAAATCGCTCTAATTCCTGAAAATTTCTATGGAAATCATTAATCATCTTCATATACAAAGTTCCATAATATTCCTAGTCTCTACTTGTGTTTCCTTGTTCTATTAATATCTTATTTGATATTTGAGTGCCAATGATAACTTCAAATCAGACTCCTTATGCAGTGCTTGTTTATGGAATAGATGCAAGAATAAAAGGGAAATAGTTGACCAGATTCCAAAGAAAGCAATTTGAAGAGGATTGGTCATAAGGACAGTGGGAACAGAAGCTAGTGTGGTAGCAGATCTTATCTAAGGATGCACACCCATCAATATTGTTaatatcttttattaattttgttaaagTTCAACAGATTAGCTAACTGGGTTTGTCATGGCTACCCCAAACGACACAAGGATTTTTAGTTGAATGGAAAGTCAATTTTGTATTATCTAGAAATGCAAACTTTCATGTAGATAAGATTTTCTGATGGAAACTGCATCAATACTCAATTTCTCTTATTTCTACGacttaatcaaataaataattattcaccggTACTCAGGCAAAGTTCTACGACAGatgtcagcgcctcagtggcctactacgttcgattctcgggcgttccactgaggggttagagatgcgtatttctggtgatggaagttcactctcctcgtggttcggaagtcacgtaaagccgttggtcccgttgctgagtaaccactggttccatgcaacgtaaaaacaccatacaaacaaatacaaactttCTGTTTGCTAAAAACAAATGCATTTAATTTCTTCAATACTTTTTATTCTTACACAGGTGAGATCTTGGTCGTGGAGGAAGTTCACAGCAGGTGTCTTTATCAGCAGTATCTGCAGACTCATTGCAACACCTGTTTCACTAGGTGTCTTGTGCCCCTGCCTTGTCCATCATGCAAACTTgtgagttctttgtgagtgtagTTGAGTGTTtgtctgtatatattgtatatagctTTTTgtgtatccaatgtagcacgaaggaacacgtgcttgtgaatatccttaaatccatagTGGAAGGTGAGTGAAACTTAAGACTTTGAACAAGTTCTTTTGTAGTTTGTCTCTatattctcaagttcacacttaagaaagcagaaataaactaagaaagtacttgttcaaagtcccgagTTTCACTCACCTTTTACCCATGGATTTAagggtatgtttatatatagtatatcattaaacttcaataagaaaacatTTAGATTCCCCTTAAATAAGTAGGTGGATTGATAACAAGAGGAAGGTCTAAACTTAAGGGAGTGTAGGGAGTAGTAATATtggaatcaaaatgaaaacatGCAATGGTAAAGAgctttaaaagttttctttcatattctttaaGTTAATGTTAGTAGTTTCAGTCCTCCACCAGACTACTGCCCTCTCGGGCTGAGGTCAGCCGGGTGACCCCAACCCCTTACCATGGCAGTAACCACTAGTAGACAGTCTCATTATCCGCCCTTTGACGAGGCGAACGCTAGCCCGAGAAATCCGAGACCAGCACGTTAACaactgtactatagtagattcacatcaaccgtgcatttgatgtctaggccagtcccttacgacgctcctgattggctgttggtaagccaatcacagggctggaaactctctcagtctctctcgagaattcacgtaggcagggtgtatgtttcacctctcctgaaagacgtatacctcagcatagatggaacatacatcctacctatgtgaactctcgagagagactgagagtttccagccctgtgaatggtttatcaacagccaatcaggagcgtcgtaagggactggtctagacatcaaacgcatggctgatgtgaatctgctataaccAACATACCTACTTTGATGTGTTCATTAAAATTCAACATCCATTACTCAGTTATACTGATAGGTCAATGAGAATTCCAAAGTGCCACCTATGCAGCTGAAGTGGTCCTtctttacaaaagaaaataattatgaaattaaattcttttgTCATAATCAGCTGAATACACTGCAAGGATTACTTtccaattttttgtcaaaatgcCTCAagttcatttatcatttatttccgtagttatttatgtcagtatcccctaccctcctgatctccTACCTACCCTACCCCCACCCAGGCAAACAAACAGATTTGCAAGAGGTGGATGGATATCTCTCCTCCCCTACCATTCCCCCATACTGTCACctgggggaggacaaacaagatccacttggATTTTTAATATCATAGGATATACTGAACTGGTGTTGAAAATGAGAGAAGTGACAAAGGCGATTACAATTCTTACTGAATTTCAGGTTGTATTCTGCAGTCAAGGATGCAGGGGAAAAGGACTCTCAGGACAGCACTCCCTGGAGTGCCCAGTCCTACCAGCCCTAGGCTCTATGAACACCTGTCTCATCATTCCATACAGGATCATTACAAAGCTTCCCTTCGCAACCGTGAAGGACCTTCTGGCTCACTTTCGATCAGAAAAGGACAGCAAATCGCCTTTAGCGCTTGGGTTTAATGAAAAGGGTGTCTATGATTCGAACAGCTACCGAACCGTCTATTGTCTGGTTACTAACCAGGAGAAGAGGGACTCTAGAAGCCTCTTCACAATCTGCGCAGGTGCCTTCATGCTGACGAAGCTACTTATCCGATCACAGCGTTACTTTGTCGATGATTCGCTGAAACCTTTTGAACCCAGCAAAGAGGATGCGATAGCGATTGGCAGTGCCCTCTTCCATCACATCATGAGTGATCTCTCCAACGGGCATCGCTATGGAGAACTACTGGTGGGTAGGCCTAACTTTTCTCTCTTATGTAATATCAATTTAGAATATAAACCTCATCACAAACcccacaaaaaatattttaaacgaGCTTTGTACATGTCACACTTCgacattatgtaaaaaaaaatactatatacgaGAAAGTACTACGTGAAATTTGTAGGAAAAGTTTATATGTTTGCGTCTAGTTTTGAATTTAATCtcaaaataatactttattatgTATATTAGCTCTGCGCCAATCTTATAGCAAATATTCTCTGAAACTGGAATTGATTCcttccaccttttttttctacCAGACATCAGGTGCAGACGGAACCCCTGACATTCAGAACATAGGA
The nucleotide sequence above comes from Macrobrachium nipponense isolate FS-2020 chromosome 37, ASM1510439v2, whole genome shotgun sequence. Encoded proteins:
- the LOC135209173 gene encoding SET and MYND domain-containing protein 4-like; the protein is MAESLGIDNQVHKLLAGYGGEKSSEILKNFHGKFSVVDMFSHFWGLEEAHSCLDPEVPPSRKSKSESEKLRGDGNKAFQKKNLSEALKLYSLSILAAPHPPLDSESEKTDSQTVENGDVADENDYEALPLAYANRSAVLFELKQYEDCLNDIERAFQYGYPESLQHKLVKRKEGCTTAMDSSESRPEGLAMYHAVNPPVLADSNPALPAMSSSVKVAFSPTAGRYLVAQKEILPGEILVVEEVHSRCLYQQYLQTHCNTCFTRCLVPLPCPSCKLVVFCSQGCRGKGLSGQHSLECPVLPALGSMNTCLIIPYRIITKLPFATVKDLLAHFRSEKDSKSPLALGFNEKGVYDSNSYRTVYCLVTNQEKRDSRSLFTICAGAFMLTKLLIRSQRYFVDDSLKPFEPSKEDAIAIGSALFHHIMSDLSNGHRYGELLTSGADGTPDIQNIGSWISPTLSLANHSCDQAVITCNKGNLGIMQAIQLIQPGQEVTTGYLRGYGTQNPSLRKEILTNNYLFSCTCRACTEGWPTFNQLPDNYQLKCSQCSHFINRSDNKCSSCGEDFSMDTLTNLSLKTIDQEVGLAVLKFLRMRKDFNMSTIIARQEDLRVTMKVIETMDRYVIMPNKIYANAKAFLAGLLRNQRDYLKIRSGF